In the genome of Cronobacter malonaticus LMG 23826, one region contains:
- a CDS encoding DUF1615 domain-containing protein, translating into MAATFALPTRFRLLTLTALLTLAGCTSPTPTTEKGAKPLDVRAVVKQKMPASVKDRDGWARDIARAFETQKIPATEENICSVLAVAEQESNYQSDPQVPGLGKIAWKEIERRAGKLHIPAFVVHTALLIKSPNGKSYSERLDNVKSERELSAIFDDFIGMVPLGQTLFGNLNPIHTGGPMQVSIAFAEQHARGYPYDIDGTLRQEVFTRRGGLWFGIYHLLNYPVDYSRPLYRFADFNAGWYASRNAAFQNAVSKASGVKLALDGDLIRYDTSEPGATENAVRKLGSQLDMSDSEIHRALAKGDSEDFSDSKIYKKVFALADKRAGRTLPREILPGIQLESPKITRQLTTAWFAKRVDDRRARCMSKG; encoded by the coding sequence ATGGCCGCCACGTTTGCCTTGCCCACCCGTTTTCGTCTTCTGACGCTTACCGCGCTGCTCACGCTTGCAGGGTGTACCAGCCCGACCCCGACCACCGAAAAGGGCGCGAAACCGCTCGACGTGCGCGCCGTGGTGAAGCAAAAAATGCCGGCGAGCGTGAAAGATCGCGACGGCTGGGCGCGCGACATCGCCCGCGCGTTTGAGACGCAGAAGATTCCGGCAACCGAAGAAAACATCTGTTCGGTGCTGGCGGTGGCGGAGCAGGAGTCGAATTATCAGTCCGATCCGCAGGTGCCGGGGCTTGGCAAGATAGCCTGGAAGGAGATCGAGCGCCGCGCCGGTAAGCTGCACATTCCCGCCTTTGTGGTGCACACTGCGCTGCTTATCAAATCCCCGAACGGTAAAAGCTACAGCGAGCGGCTTGACAACGTGAAATCCGAGCGCGAACTGAGCGCCATTTTCGACGATTTCATCGGCATGGTGCCGCTTGGACAGACGCTGTTTGGCAACTTAAACCCGATACACACCGGCGGGCCGATGCAGGTCAGCATTGCGTTCGCCGAACAGCACGCGCGCGGCTATCCTTATGACATCGACGGCACGCTGCGCCAGGAGGTCTTTACCCGTCGCGGCGGGCTATGGTTTGGCATCTACCATCTGCTGAACTATCCGGTGGACTATTCACGTCCGCTCTATCGCTTCGCGGATTTCAACGCGGGCTGGTATGCGAGCCGCAACGCGGCATTCCAGAATGCCGTCAGTAAAGCGAGTGGTGTAAAACTGGCGCTCGATGGCGATTTGATCCGCTATGACACCAGCGAGCCGGGTGCAACCGAAAACGCGGTGCGCAAACTGGGCAGCCAGCTTGATATGAGCGATAGCGAAATCCATCGTGCGCTGGCGAAAGGGGATAGCGAGGATTTCAGCGACAGCAAAATCTATAAAAAGGTTTTTGCGCTCGCGGATAAACGCGCGGGCCGAACGCTGCCCCGCGAAATACTGCCTGGTATTCAACTGGAAAGCCCGAAGATCACGCGTCAACTCACCACGGCGTGGTTTGCGAAGCGTGTGGACGACCGTCGGGCACGCTGTATGAGTAAAGGTTAA